In a genomic window of Maricaulis maris MCS10:
- a CDS encoding pyrroline-5-carboxylate reductase family protein, whose protein sequence is MDILVVGCGKMGGAMLRRWLDAMPARFTTVNRSGRALPPGTEHATGPDALTGRRFDAIIIAVKPQQIPDVMPAYTDLLADGGCYVSIAAGFSTASLGKLVGDQPVIRIMPNLPALIGRSVNGLFANPTCQDKHRDLANELARTTGTAVWLDDEDELDRLTAIAGSGPGYVFEIARSYVAAAQALGFSKETARALVLETMGGAIEMATRSDQDVADLRNSVMSKNGTTEAGINVLRRDGQLDALLRDTTRAAYDRAVELR, encoded by the coding sequence ATGGACATTTTGGTGGTGGGATGCGGAAAAATGGGCGGTGCGATGTTGCGCCGCTGGCTCGATGCCATGCCCGCGCGCTTCACCACAGTGAATCGAAGCGGTCGCGCCCTGCCGCCCGGCACCGAACACGCTACCGGCCCGGACGCCCTCACCGGACGCCGCTTCGATGCCATCATCATCGCCGTCAAACCGCAACAAATTCCCGACGTCATGCCGGCCTATACCGACCTGCTGGCAGATGGCGGCTGCTATGTCTCGATCGCCGCCGGCTTTTCGACGGCCTCGCTGGGAAAGCTGGTCGGGGACCAGCCGGTGATCCGGATCATGCCCAACCTTCCGGCCCTGATCGGTCGCAGCGTCAACGGCCTGTTCGCCAATCCGACCTGTCAGGACAAGCATCGCGACCTGGCCAATGAGCTGGCCCGGACCACGGGAACTGCGGTTTGGCTGGACGATGAGGACGAGCTGGATCGATTGACTGCCATTGCCGGCAGTGGGCCCGGCTATGTCTTCGAGATCGCGCGCAGCTATGTCGCCGCGGCACAGGCTCTCGGCTTCTCGAAGGAGACGGCGCGGGCGCTGGTGCTGGAAACCATGGGCGGCGCCATAGAAATGGCGACCCGCTCCGACCAGGACGTTGCCGATTTGCGCAACTCCGTGATGAGCAAGAACGGCACGACCGAAGCCGGCATCAATGTACTGCGCCGGGACGGTCAGCTCGACGCGTTGCTGCGCGATACGACCCGCGCGGCCTACGACCGGGCGGTCGAACTTCGCTAA
- a CDS encoding glutamate-5-semialdehyde dehydrogenase, translating to MSDRMQAYIEQLGRQARAASRVLATASTERKNAALIAAAAALRLRANDLLEANRIDVDGVRKAGKPDAFIDRLMLDGARIEGVASAVEAIATLPDPVGRVLAEIDRPNGLRIERVAVPLGVIGMIYESRPNVGADAGALCLKSGNAVILRGGSESLNSTRIIVECMKEGLREADLPEDAIQMIDTANRDAVKHLLQCTQFVDLVIPRGGKGLVTLVRDQARVPTLLHLDGNCHTYVHAGADLDKAVAIIENAKLRRTGICGATESLVIDESVAADLLPRLIDRMTVCEFRGDPAAVTIDPRVKPADDSDWDTEYLDACLSVKIVDGLEAGINHVAAHSSGHTDAIVTEDADAATCFLAMIDSAVVMHNASTQFSDGGEFGMGAEIGIATGKMHARGPVGLEQLTSFKYLVHGEGQTRP from the coding sequence ATGTCAGATCGTATGCAAGCCTATATCGAACAACTCGGCCGTCAGGCCCGTGCCGCCTCCCGCGTTCTCGCGACGGCGTCCACGGAGCGCAAGAATGCGGCCCTAATTGCCGCCGCAGCCGCCCTGCGCTTGCGGGCCAACGACCTGCTCGAGGCCAACCGCATCGATGTTGACGGCGTACGCAAGGCTGGCAAACCCGACGCCTTCATCGATCGCCTGATGCTCGATGGCGCGCGGATTGAGGGGGTCGCCAGTGCGGTCGAGGCGATCGCCACGCTTCCCGACCCGGTCGGGCGCGTCCTGGCCGAGATCGACCGGCCCAACGGCTTGCGGATCGAACGCGTCGCCGTGCCGCTGGGTGTGATCGGCATGATCTATGAGTCGCGCCCGAATGTCGGCGCCGATGCCGGCGCCCTGTGTCTGAAGTCCGGCAATGCCGTGATCCTGCGCGGCGGCTCGGAAAGCCTCAACTCGACCCGCATCATTGTCGAATGCATGAAGGAAGGCCTGCGCGAAGCGGATTTGCCGGAAGACGCGATCCAGATGATCGACACCGCCAATCGCGACGCCGTCAAACACCTGCTCCAGTGCACGCAATTCGTCGACCTCGTCATACCGCGTGGCGGCAAGGGGCTGGTGACGCTCGTCCGCGACCAGGCCCGCGTACCGACGCTGCTTCACCTCGATGGCAATTGCCACACCTATGTCCATGCCGGCGCCGATCTCGACAAGGCCGTCGCCATCATCGAGAACGCCAAGCTGCGCCGGACCGGAATTTGCGGGGCCACGGAAAGCCTGGTGATCGATGAAAGCGTCGCCGCTGACCTGCTGCCGCGACTGATCGACCGCATGACTGTCTGTGAATTCCGGGGTGACCCGGCTGCCGTGACCATCGACCCCCGCGTCAAACCGGCAGACGATTCGGACTGGGACACCGAGTATCTGGATGCCTGCCTGTCGGTGAAGATCGTCGACGGGCTCGAGGCGGGGATCAATCACGTTGCCGCCCATTCGTCCGGCCATACCGATGCCATCGTCACCGAAGATGCGGACGCGGCGACCTGCTTCCTGGCCATGATCGACAGTGCGGTCGTGATGCATAATGCCTCGACCCAGTTCTCCGACGGCGGCGAATTCGGCATGGGCGCCGAAATCGGCATCGCGACCGGCAAGATGCACGCGCGCGGACCGGTCGGGCTGGAGCAACTGACCTCGTTCAAATACCTGGTTCACGGTGAGGGTCAGACACGCCCCTGA
- a CDS encoding sodium:solute symporter family transporter encodes MDIEALISLALYFILMMAIGLYAYRKSTDDVSGYMLGGRQLHPAVAALSAGASDMSGWMLMGLPGAILLTGMSESWIAIGLMIGAYFNYKLVAPRLRVYTEVADDAITIPDYFEKRFADNSRLLRVISAIVIVLFFTIYTSAGVVAGGKLFEASFGLNYQIGLFVTAGVVVAYTLFGGFLAVSLTDFVQGVIMFLALVLVPVVTIMQLGGFGPTIDALSTLSVDVGGWDKPYLSMIPQESLGLAVIGIISTMAWGLGYFGQPHIIVRFMAVKSLKDVKVMRRIGMSWMLITVVGALLTGAAGLAYVKSQGIQTADGLNVARVVEAPGDATTTMGDLENIDTTGAFADGDVVLGDQETIFILLSQVIFHPYIAGFLLAAILAAIMSTISSQLLVSSSSLTEDFYKVFLRRGASQKELVLVGRLSVLAVSLVAIGLAFNPDSNILGLVSNAWAGFGAAFGPVILVSLFWRGMTRLGAIAGMIAGAVTVLVWIYGLQLSGVMYEIVPGFIACLVTLYIVSKATAKPGPEVTDYFDEMHTRVKAG; translated from the coding sequence ATGGATATTGAAGCTCTTATCTCGCTGGCACTCTACTTCATCCTGATGATGGCGATCGGGCTCTATGCCTATCGCAAGTCCACGGATGACGTGTCCGGCTACATGCTGGGCGGACGCCAGCTGCACCCAGCGGTGGCGGCCCTGTCGGCCGGCGCGTCCGACATGTCGGGCTGGATGCTGATGGGCCTGCCGGGTGCGATCCTGCTGACCGGCATGTCGGAAAGCTGGATTGCCATCGGCCTGATGATCGGCGCCTATTTCAACTACAAGCTCGTGGCCCCGCGGCTGCGCGTCTATACCGAGGTGGCCGACGACGCGATCACGATCCCGGACTATTTCGAGAAGCGTTTCGCCGACAATTCGCGGCTTCTTCGCGTGATCTCGGCCATCGTCATCGTGTTGTTTTTCACCATTTATACGTCAGCCGGCGTGGTTGCGGGCGGCAAGCTGTTCGAGGCCTCCTTCGGTCTCAACTACCAGATCGGCCTGTTCGTCACCGCCGGAGTGGTCGTGGCCTATACATTGTTCGGTGGTTTCCTCGCGGTCAGCCTGACCGACTTCGTGCAGGGCGTCATCATGTTCCTGGCGCTGGTACTGGTGCCGGTGGTGACCATCATGCAGCTGGGCGGTTTCGGCCCCACGATCGACGCGCTGAGCACGTTGAGCGTCGATGTTGGTGGCTGGGACAAACCCTATCTGTCGATGATCCCGCAAGAGAGCCTCGGCCTCGCGGTCATCGGCATCATTTCGACCATGGCCTGGGGCCTGGGCTATTTCGGCCAGCCGCACATCATCGTGCGCTTCATGGCCGTGAAGTCGCTCAAGGACGTCAAGGTCATGCGCCGGATCGGCATGAGCTGGATGCTGATCACCGTGGTCGGCGCCCTGCTGACCGGGGCCGCCGGCCTCGCCTATGTGAAGAGCCAGGGCATCCAGACCGCGGACGGGCTCAATGTTGCCCGGGTCGTGGAAGCGCCTGGCGATGCGACCACCACGATGGGGGATCTGGAAAACATCGACACAACCGGCGCCTTTGCTGACGGCGATGTGGTGCTCGGCGACCAGGAAACCATCTTCATCCTGCTCTCCCAGGTCATTTTCCACCCCTATATCGCCGGCTTCCTCCTGGCCGCCATCCTGGCCGCGATCATGAGTACGATCTCGTCCCAGCTCCTGGTCTCATCAAGTTCGCTGACCGAGGACTTTTACAAGGTCTTCCTGCGACGCGGTGCCAGCCAGAAAGAGCTGGTTCTGGTCGGACGCCTGTCGGTGCTGGCGGTATCGCTGGTGGCGATAGGACTGGCCTTCAATCCGGACAGCAACATACTTGGCCTCGTATCCAACGCCTGGGCCGGCTTTGGTGCCGCCTTCGGACCGGTCATCCTGGTCAGCCTGTTCTGGCGCGGCATGACCCGCCTGGGTGCCATCGCCGGCATGATTGCCGGTGCGGTCACTGTGCTGGTGTGGATTTACGGCCTGCAGCTGTCGGGCGTTATGTATGAAATCGTGCCAGGCTTCATTGCCTGCCTGGTGACGCTCTACATCGTCTCCAAGGCAACCGCCAAACCGGGACCGGAGGTCACCGACTATTTCGACGAGATGCACACGCGCGTCAAAGCCGGATAG
- the eda gene encoding bifunctional 4-hydroxy-2-oxoglutarate aldolase/2-dehydro-3-deoxy-phosphogluconate aldolase: MTITLETLVRAASVIPVLTVSDVAKAAPLARALKAGGLSVVEMTMRTPAALDVLSAMKAAEPDMIIGMGTIRTPEQVADSMAAGADFLVSPGLSPQLVPALLASGIPVLPGVATAGEAMSAVEAGFEVLKFFPAEQAGGRPYLKSIAGPLPDIRFCPTGSITREMAPDYLALPNVVCVGGSWIATGAMIDAGDWDTITANAAAAAAMKT, from the coding sequence ATGACCATCACGCTTGAAACTCTCGTCCGTGCCGCCAGCGTCATTCCGGTGCTGACCGTCAGCGATGTCGCCAAGGCCGCCCCGCTGGCCCGTGCCCTCAAGGCGGGCGGGCTGAGCGTGGTGGAAATGACCATGCGGACGCCGGCAGCGCTCGACGTATTGTCGGCCATGAAGGCAGCCGAGCCGGACATGATCATCGGCATGGGCACCATCCGAACGCCCGAGCAGGTCGCCGACAGCATGGCCGCTGGCGCCGATTTCCTGGTGTCTCCGGGCCTGTCGCCACAGCTTGTCCCGGCACTGCTGGCGTCGGGCATTCCGGTCCTGCCGGGCGTCGCCACGGCCGGTGAAGCGATGAGCGCGGTCGAGGCCGGGTTCGAGGTCCTGAAATTCTTCCCGGCCGAACAGGCTGGTGGTCGCCCTTATCTCAAATCCATCGCCGGTCCCTTGCCGGACATCCGCTTCTGCCCGACCGGATCGATTACCCGCGAGATGGCGCCGGACTATCTGGCGCTGCCGAATGTTGTCTGTGTCGGCGGGTCGTGGATTGCCACCGGCGCGATGATCGATGCGGGCGACTGGGATACGATCACGGCGAATGCTGCTGCGGCCGCGGCAATGAAGACCTGA
- the glk gene encoding glucokinase: MSNEPSYLVADIGGTNARFAIARGSVSRGFDLDQVRRLKNEDFEHLRDAAMAYLESCEGDRPGRACFAVASPIRAGRVQLTNATWSFRPDELGGELGMDTLMAVNDFEAQARGAPLTPSVDIVEISDGRPVAGTPVAVLGPGTGLGLGLLVPDGDSVKVVATEGGHAGFAPRTDIEIEVGRVLAREYGFVSWERILSGRGLVNIHRALCQIEGDTWPGHRPEDITREALADPASTGARVVEFFCAALGGYAGDVAVLTGARAGIYLGGGILPRIRTLLEASAFKSRFLGRGPMTRYVSDIPIRLIQSDGAALRGAAALAEQGNLHS; the protein is encoded by the coding sequence ATGAGCAATGAACCGAGCTATCTGGTCGCCGATATTGGCGGCACGAATGCCCGTTTCGCCATCGCGCGGGGCAGTGTCTCGCGCGGCTTTGATCTCGATCAGGTGCGCCGACTGAAGAATGAAGATTTCGAACATCTCCGCGATGCGGCCATGGCCTATCTGGAGAGTTGCGAGGGGGATCGGCCGGGCAGGGCCTGTTTCGCTGTCGCCTCGCCAATCCGCGCCGGCAGGGTGCAGCTGACCAATGCGACCTGGAGCTTCCGTCCGGACGAGCTGGGCGGTGAGCTGGGCATGGACACCTTGATGGCAGTCAATGACTTCGAGGCCCAGGCGCGCGGCGCACCGCTCACACCAAGTGTCGACATAGTCGAGATATCGGACGGGCGACCGGTCGCGGGCACGCCGGTGGCAGTTTTGGGACCGGGAACAGGGCTCGGCCTTGGCTTGCTGGTGCCGGACGGAGATTCGGTGAAGGTCGTCGCAACCGAGGGCGGCCATGCCGGATTTGCGCCGCGTACCGATATCGAGATCGAGGTCGGCCGTGTCCTGGCCCGCGAATATGGTTTTGTCTCCTGGGAGCGCATCCTGTCGGGGCGCGGCCTGGTCAATATCCATCGTGCCCTGTGCCAGATCGAGGGCGATACCTGGCCTGGCCACCGTCCCGAGGACATCACCCGCGAAGCCCTGGCTGATCCGGCGTCAACCGGTGCCAGGGTGGTCGAATTCTTCTGTGCCGCGCTGGGCGGATATGCCGGCGATGTGGCCGTGCTGACCGGCGCGCGGGCAGGGATTTATCTGGGCGGCGGCATTCTTCCGCGTATCCGGACCCTGCTTGAGGCGAGCGCCTTCAAGTCGCGCTTTCTGGGCCGAGGCCCGATGACGCGCTATGTTTCCGATATTCCGATCCGGCTAATCCAGTCTGACGGCGCGGCCTTGCGCGGCGCGGCGGCACTGGCAGAACAGGGCAATCTCCACTCATGA
- a CDS encoding SDR family NAD(P)-dependent oxidoreductase, translating to MTDLTGKTIAITGASSGLGQHFARLLAARGARLALMARRTDRLDAEVEAIRGAGGEAVAIALDVTDAAAIGPALDQAEAALGPLQVMINNAGVGGEGMALDITPEHFDQTFAVNTRAVYFGAREAAKRMLASGVAEAREARIINIASIAGLTVLPGLTAYCASKAAVISMTKGLAREWARQHIAVNAICPGYIETEINAHWFASEGGQKAISRLPRKRLMDITALDDALLMLAGPAAGSITGTAITIDDGQVL from the coding sequence ATGACCGACCTGACCGGTAAAACCATCGCCATCACCGGCGCATCCAGCGGACTGGGCCAGCACTTCGCCCGACTCCTTGCCGCACGCGGCGCCAGACTGGCCCTGATGGCCCGGCGTACCGACCGGCTGGACGCCGAAGTCGAGGCCATACGCGGCGCCGGCGGTGAGGCCGTGGCCATTGCCCTGGACGTCACGGATGCCGCGGCCATCGGCCCAGCCCTCGACCAGGCCGAAGCAGCGCTTGGCCCCCTTCAAGTGATGATCAACAATGCCGGTGTCGGTGGCGAAGGCATGGCCCTGGACATCACGCCGGAACATTTCGACCAGACCTTCGCCGTCAATACCCGTGCGGTCTATTTTGGTGCCCGTGAAGCGGCAAAGCGGATGCTGGCCTCTGGTGTTGCCGAAGCCCGCGAGGCGCGGATCATCAATATCGCCTCGATTGCCGGCCTGACTGTCCTGCCCGGCCTAACGGCCTATTGCGCGTCCAAGGCGGCGGTCATCTCGATGACCAAGGGACTGGCTCGCGAATGGGCCCGCCAGCACATCGCCGTCAATGCCATTTGCCCCGGATACATCGAAACCGAGATCAACGCCCACTGGTTCGCCAGCGAGGGCGGGCAGAAAGCCATTTCGCGCCTGCCCCGCAAACGCCTGATGGACATCACCGCACTGGATGACGCCCTGCTCATGCTCGCCGGTCCGGCCGCCGGGTCGATCACCGGCACCGCCATCACCATCGATGACGGCCAGGTGCTCTAA